The following coding sequences lie in one Vibrio casei genomic window:
- a CDS encoding YaeP family protein: MKVYDCCDLVRELYAQIGSGDQGYIPQAITCAVKTFNDIAADEKLPKETRERAAFAAANLLISDFED, encoded by the coding sequence ATGAAAGTCTACGACTGTTGTGATTTAGTCCGTGAGCTGTACGCTCAAATTGGCAGTGGTGACCAAGGCTATATTCCACAAGCCATCACTTGCGCAGTAAAAACCTTTAATGATATTGCCGCTGATGAAAAACTACCAAAAGAAACCCGCGAGCGAGCTGCCTTTGCCGCAGCCAATCTTTTAATCTCAGACTTTGAAGATTAA
- a CDS encoding proline--tRNA ligase, producing the protein MRTSKYLLSTLKETPNDAEVISHQLMLRAGMIRKLASGLYTWLPTGLRVLRKVENIVRQEIDNAGAVETLMPVVQPFELWEETGRSEKMGPELLRFTDRHSRPFVLSPTAEEVVTSLVRNEVSSYKQLPLNLYQIQTKFRDERRPRFGVMRSREFSMMDAYSFDIDKDGLQQSYDAMHDAYCKAFDRMGLDYRPVLADSGAIGGNGSQEFHVLAESGEDLIVFSTESDYAANIEKAEALAPKETADAPTQEMTLVDTPDAKTIAELVEQHGLSIEKTVKTLFVKASDEVDEPIVALIIRGDHELNEIKAENLPQVAAPLEMASEEEIRQLIGAGPGSLGPVGLELPFIVDRSVAVMSDFGAGANIDGKHYFGINWSRDVELGQVEDLRNVVEGDPSPCGKGTLMLKRGIEVGHIFQLGKNYSEKMNCGVLGPDGKNVILEMGCYGIGVTRVVAAAIEQNHDDSGIIWPDALAPFQVAIVPMNMQKSPRVQEAAEKLYSELTSMGIEVLFDDRKERPGVMFKDIELIGIPHTIVIGDRSIDEGNYEYKNRRDGEKVSIAISGVIEHLTAQMK; encoded by the coding sequence ATGCGCACCAGCAAATACCTTCTTTCGACATTGAAAGAAACTCCAAACGATGCAGAAGTGATCAGCCACCAGCTGATGCTACGTGCAGGTATGATCCGTAAACTGGCTTCAGGTCTATACACTTGGCTTCCGACTGGTCTACGTGTGCTGCGTAAAGTTGAAAACATCGTTCGTCAAGAAATCGACAATGCAGGTGCTGTGGAAACCTTAATGCCCGTTGTTCAACCTTTTGAATTATGGGAAGAAACCGGTCGTTCTGAAAAGATGGGTCCTGAATTACTTCGTTTTACAGATAGACATTCTCGCCCATTCGTTCTGAGCCCAACAGCCGAAGAAGTGGTGACTAGCCTTGTGCGTAACGAAGTCAGCTCGTACAAACAACTTCCATTAAACTTGTACCAAATCCAAACCAAGTTCCGCGACGAGCGTCGTCCTCGCTTTGGTGTGATGCGCTCACGTGAATTTAGCATGATGGATGCCTATAGCTTTGACATTGACAAAGATGGCTTACAACAATCATACGATGCGATGCACGATGCATATTGCAAAGCATTCGATCGTATGGGGTTAGATTACCGTCCAGTACTTGCAGATAGCGGTGCTATCGGTGGCAACGGCTCTCAAGAATTCCACGTATTAGCCGAAAGCGGCGAAGATTTGATCGTATTCTCAACCGAATCAGACTACGCGGCGAACATCGAAAAAGCGGAAGCTTTAGCACCAAAAGAAACAGCCGATGCTCCAACCCAAGAAATGACGTTAGTGGATACGCCGGATGCGAAAACCATTGCAGAGTTGGTTGAGCAACATGGTCTATCCATCGAGAAAACCGTCAAAACACTATTTGTTAAAGCTTCAGATGAAGTCGATGAGCCTATCGTGGCATTAATTATCCGTGGCGATCACGAGCTGAACGAAATCAAAGCCGAAAACTTACCACAAGTTGCAGCGCCTCTTGAAATGGCAAGTGAAGAAGAAATTCGTCAGTTAATCGGTGCAGGTCCTGGCTCACTAGGCCCTGTTGGCCTTGAATTGCCATTCATCGTTGATCGCAGCGTCGCAGTCATGAGTGATTTTGGCGCAGGTGCTAACATCGATGGCAAGCACTACTTCGGTATTAACTGGAGCCGCGATGTTGAGTTAGGTCAAGTTGAAGATTTACGTAACGTAGTCGAAGGTGACCCTAGCCCATGTGGTAAAGGTACACTGATGCTAAAACGCGGAATAGAAGTTGGTCATATCTTCCAACTCGGTAAAAACTACTCAGAAAAAATGAATTGTGGAGTGCTTGGCCCTGACGGCAAAAATGTCATTTTAGAAATGGGTTGTTACGGTATCGGTGTAACACGTGTTGTCGCGGCAGCTATTGAGCAAAACCACGATGACTCAGGCATTATTTGGCCAGACGCGCTTGCACCATTCCAAGTGGCCATCGTTCCAATGAATATGCAAAAGTCGCCACGCGTACAAGAAGCCGCAGAGAAGCTTTATTCTGAACTGACCTCAATGGGCATTGAAGTATTATTCGATGACCGTAAAGAGCGCCCAGGTGTAATGTTTAAAGACATTGAGCTTATCGGTATTCCTCATACTATTGTGATCGGCGATCGCAGTATCGATGAAGGTAACTACGAATACAAAAACCGTCGTGACGGTGAAAAAGTATCGATAGCAATTAGCGGTGTGATTGAGCACTTGACCGCTCAAATGAAATAA
- the tsaA gene encoding tRNA (N6-threonylcarbamoyladenosine(37)-N6)-methyltransferase TrmO, giving the protein MSSSIAPSFSITPIGRIHTPYKEKFAVPRQPRLAPSANARIELLGDANTPDAVRGLEQFSHIWLLFLFDQNLAAGWKPTVRPPRLGGNERIGVFASRSTFRPNGIGMSAVELKGITQEGNQTWVELGSVDLVDGTPIVDIKPYIPYSDAILNANGGFADNEPDVLPVIFSSEAQIALQSHPQRHHIQSVIEQVLGQDPRPAYKKNKDDNKEYASHLFDLNVKFKVEMGSTSVINAVNQYFIHVTAIERF; this is encoded by the coding sequence ATGTCTTCTTCTATTGCTCCGTCTTTTTCTATTACTCCAATTGGCCGTATTCATACGCCGTATAAAGAAAAATTCGCCGTTCCAAGACAGCCTCGATTAGCACCGAGTGCCAATGCACGCATTGAATTACTTGGCGATGCAAATACCCCAGATGCCGTCCGTGGCTTGGAGCAGTTTAGCCATATCTGGTTATTATTTTTGTTTGACCAAAACCTTGCTGCTGGCTGGAAACCCACCGTTCGTCCCCCCCGATTAGGTGGAAATGAAAGGATTGGAGTCTTCGCTTCACGTTCAACATTTCGCCCAAATGGTATTGGTATGTCCGCGGTTGAATTAAAAGGAATCACTCAGGAAGGAAACCAAACTTGGGTAGAACTTGGCAGTGTGGATTTAGTTGATGGCACGCCTATTGTGGATATCAAACCGTATATCCCCTATTCCGATGCGATTTTAAATGCCAATGGTGGATTTGCTGATAATGAGCCTGACGTTCTGCCGGTTATTTTTTCATCCGAAGCTCAAATAGCATTACAATCTCACCCACAGCGTCATCATATTCAAAGCGTGATTGAACAAGTTTTAGGACAAGATCCTCGCCCTGCCTATAAAAAAAATAAGGATGACAACAAAGAGTACGCGAGTCACTTATTCGATTTAAACGTCAAATTCAAAGTGGAAATGGGCTCAACTTCAGTAATTAATGCCGTAAATCAATATTTCATTCATGTAACCGCAATTGAACGCTTTTGA